CGCTCCCAGGTCGAACGTCCGTTACAGAGTAGGAACGGGCGGCATGGGAAGTCAACCGGGACCTCTCAGCCGCCGATCACCGGATACCGCTTCCGCAGCGTCACCACCCTCTCCGCCGAGGCGCGCACCGCGGCGGGGGAGACCCTGCCGGCGACGATCGCAGCCCGCATCGCATCGACCGCCTGGGCCTCGAAGGCGGGGTCTCCGTTGGAGAGGAGCATGAGGTCGTTGCCCGCCTCGAGGGCGGCGACCGCGGCCTCGGGAAGGGTCATCCGCGCCTGGATGCCGCCCATGCTCAGCGAGTCGGTGATGATCACCCCGCCGAAGTGGAGCCGCTCGCGGAGCATCGCGACCACCGGCGGGGAGAAGACCGCCGGGGTGCCGGTGGGGTCGAGCCCGGGCACCACCAGCTCGGTGGTCATCACCGCGTCGGTGCCCGCGTCGATGCCGGCGCCGATCGCCCGGGCGTGGGTGGCGAGCCACTGCGGCTCGGTCATCGGGTCGGTCGGGAGGGCCTTGTGGGGGTCGCCGGCCTGGCCGCCGAGGCCGGGGAAGTGCTTGACCGTCGAGCCGACGCCGCCGTCGTGGAGGCCGGCCACCGCCGCCGCCACCAGCGGTCCCACCACCGCCGGCGTCGAGCCGTAGGCGCGGTCCCCGATGACCCCGTCGGCGGGATTGGTGCGCAGGTCGCTGACCGGGGCGAGGTCGAGGCCGACCCCGAGGGAGCGGAGCCCGCGGGCGGTGGCGGCCATCGCCTCGCGCACCGCCGCCGGGCCGCGGGCTCCGAGGGATTCCGCGCTCGGCAGCGGCGGCACCCCGTCGGCCACCGCCGAGGCCTGCCCCCCCTCCTGGTTGAGGCAGACGAGCAGCGGCGCCGGCAGGCCGGCCTCACGGCCGAGGGCGCCGAGCTCGGAGGTGAGGCGGCGGAGACCGGCGGCGCCGACGAAGTTGGAGGGCAGGAGCACGACCGTCCCGACCTTGTCGTCGACGATCAGATGGCGCAGCGCCGGGGTGACCTCGCGCCCCGAGAAGGCGACCCCGACGATCTGGCCGAGGGCCATGGTGAGATCGGCGGGGGCGGCGGTGGGCGTGCCCGGAACCGCGGCGGAGGGCCGCGGCGAGATCGCCGGGGTGGCCACGGCGGCAGGCGAGGAGCCGCAGGCGGTGAGCAGCAGTGCGAGCCCGAGCACCCCCCGGCGGAGTGGGCGGCGCCCGCGGGCGACGGGGAGGGTGGCCACGGCGGGCGAGTCTATGCTCTGAGCGCTGACGCGCTCAATGGAGGGGGGCCCCGCCACGCGCCGCCGGCATCGCTGCTAGAATCCCCCGTCGCGCCACTTGCGCACCCTCGTTCGCGTGCCCGTCGGCCGGGCACGCGATCACCATGTCCCGGGAGACACGTGCCCACCATCCAGCAGCTGGTCCGCAAAGGCCGGTCGCGCATCATCAAGAAGACCAAGGCGCCGGCCCTCAAGGGGTCGCCTCAGCGCCGTGGCGTCTGTGTGCGCGTCTACACCACCACCCCCAAGAAGCCCAACTCGGCCCTCCGCAAGGTGGCGCGTGTCCGGCTGACCAGCAAGGTCGAGGTGACCGCGTACATCCCCGGGATCGGTCACAATCTCCAGGAGCACTCGGTGGTGCTGGTCCGCGGCGGCCGCGTCAAGGACCTCCCCGGCGTCCGCTACCACGTCATCCGCGGAACGCTGGACACGGCCGGAACCCGCAACCGCAAGCAGGGCCGTAGCAAGTACGGCGCCAAGCGGGAGAAGACCGCCGGAAAGTGACCGGCGGCGCCCCCCGCGCCACCCCCGTCCCCGCCTGACGCGTCCCTGCGGACGCCAGCCTCGGGACCGGGACCTGATATCAGCCCTTCAACCTCTGAGGATCGAACGACCCCATGCCTCGCCGCCAGCGCATCACCAAGCGGACCATCGTCCCCGACCCCATCTACGGGAACGTCGGGCTGGCGAAGTTCATCAACTGCCTGATGCTCTGCGGCAAGAAGAGCGTCAGCGAGGGCATCGTCTACGACGCCTTCGAGAAGATCCGCCGCTCCTCGCGCCGTGAGCCTCTCGACGTGTTCGACACCGCCCTGCGCAACGTCACCCCGATCCTCGAGGTCAAGCCGAAGCGGGTGGGCGGCGCCACCTACCAGGTGCCGGTGGAGATCCGCCACGACCGCCGCGCCGCGCTGGCGCGCCGCTGGCTGATCCGCTACGCCCGGTCGCGCAACGGCAAGAGCATGGCCGACAAGCTCGCCGCCGAGCTCATGGACGCCGCCAACGGCGTGGGAGCCTCCATCAAGCGGAAGGAGGACACCCACAAGATGGCCGAGTCCAACAAAGCGTTCTCCCACTTCAGGTACTGAGCCGCAGCATGCCTCCCGCCACGGCGACGCGCGCCTTCCCGCTCGAGAAGACTCGAAACATCGGGATCATGGCGCACATCGACGCCGGCAAGACCACCACCACCGAGCGAGTCCTCTTCTATACGGGCCGCATCCATCGCATGGGTGAGGTCCACGAGGGCGCCGCGACGATGGACTGGATGGTCCAGGAGCAGGAGCGCGGGATCACCATCACCTCGGCCGCCACCGCCGCGGAGTGGCGCGGCCACCGTATCAATATCATCGACACGCCCGGGCATGTGGACTTCACCGTCGAGGTCGAGCGCAGCCTCCGGGTGCTCGACGGGGCGGTCGCGGTCTTCGACGCCGTGGCCGGTGTCGAGCCCCAGTCGGAGACGGTCTGGCGCCAGGCCGACCGCTACAACGTGCCCCGGATCTGCTTCATCAACAAGATGGACCGCACCGGGGCCGACTTCTTCGCCTCCGTCGAGTCGATCAAGGCGCGCCTCGGGGCGAACCCGATCCCGGTGCAGCTGCCGATCGGCGCGGAGTCCGACTTCCGGGGCATCGTCGACCTGATCAACCGGGTGGCGATCCTCTACGCCGACGACCTCGGCACCACCATCGAGCGCAAGGACATCCCCGCGGGGATGGAGGCCGACGTCGAGAAGTACCGCAAGGTGATGCTCGAGGCCGCCGCCGAGAGCGACGACGAGCTGATGGTGAAGTACCTCGACGGCGAGGAGCTCACCCACGACGAGATCGTCCACGGCCTGCGCGCCGGCACCGTCGCCACCCGGCACGTGCCCGTGCTCTGCGGCTCGGCACTGAAGAACAAGGGCGTCCAGCCGATGCTCGACGCCGTCGTCGACTTCCTGCCCTCGCCGCTCGACAAGCCGCCGATCGAGGGGATCAACCCCAAGGACGGCTCGCTGTCGGCGCGCGCGGTCAGCGACGACGAGCCCTTCGCCGCGCTCGCCTTCAAGATCATGACCGACCCCTTCGTGGGCAAGCTCACCTTCTTCCGGGTCTACAGCGGGGTGCTGAAGAGCGGCTCCTACGTCTACAACCCGGTCCGCGAGGAGCGCGAGCGGGTGGGCCGCATCCTCCAGATGCACGCCAACCACCGCGAGGAGATCGAGGAGGTCCGCACCGGCGACATCGCCGCCGCCATCGGTCTGCGCAAGACCATGACCGGCGACACCCTGTCCGCCGAGCAGCACCAGCTGGTGCTGGAGTCGATCAACTTCCCCGACCCGGTCATCTCGGTGGCGATCGAGCCGAAGACGAAGATCGACCAGGACAAGATGGGCATCGCCCTCCAGAAGCTCTCCGAGGAGGACCCGACGTTCCGGGTCCGCACCGACGACGAGACCGGCCAGACGGTCATCTCGGGCATGGGCGAGCTCCACCTCGAGATCATCGTCGACCGCCTGCTGCGCGAGTTCAAGGTCGACGCCAACGTCGGCAAGCCGCAGGTGGCCTATCGCGAGACCATCACCCGGAAGGCGCACGGCACCGGCCGCTTCGTCCGCCAGACCGGCGGCCGCGGCCAGTACGGCCACGTCGAGCTCGAGCTGGAGCCCAACGAGATGGGCAAGGGCTTCGAGTTCGTCAACAAGGTGGTCGGGGGCACCGTGCCCAAGGAGTACATCAACCCCACCGCGCGCGGCATCGAGGAGGCGCTGAGCAGCGGGGTGGTGG
The Candidatus Dormiibacterota bacterium genome window above contains:
- the rpsG gene encoding 30S ribosomal protein S7, coding for MPRRQRITKRTIVPDPIYGNVGLAKFINCLMLCGKKSVSEGIVYDAFEKIRRSSRREPLDVFDTALRNVTPILEVKPKRVGGATYQVPVEIRHDRRAALARRWLIRYARSRNGKSMADKLAAELMDAANGVGASIKRKEDTHKMAESNKAFSHFRY
- the fusA gene encoding elongation factor G; amino-acid sequence: MPPATATRAFPLEKTRNIGIMAHIDAGKTTTTERVLFYTGRIHRMGEVHEGAATMDWMVQEQERGITITSAATAAEWRGHRINIIDTPGHVDFTVEVERSLRVLDGAVAVFDAVAGVEPQSETVWRQADRYNVPRICFINKMDRTGADFFASVESIKARLGANPIPVQLPIGAESDFRGIVDLINRVAILYADDLGTTIERKDIPAGMEADVEKYRKVMLEAAAESDDELMVKYLDGEELTHDEIVHGLRAGTVATRHVPVLCGSALKNKGVQPMLDAVVDFLPSPLDKPPIEGINPKDGSLSARAVSDDEPFAALAFKIMTDPFVGKLTFFRVYSGVLKSGSYVYNPVREERERVGRILQMHANHREEIEEVRTGDIAAAIGLRKTMTGDTLSAEQHQLVLESINFPDPVISVAIEPKTKIDQDKMGIALQKLSEEDPTFRVRTDDETGQTVISGMGELHLEIIVDRLLREFKVDANVGKPQVAYRETITRKAHGTGRFVRQTGGRGQYGHVELELEPNEMGKGFEFVNKVVGGTVPKEYINPTARGIEEALSSGVVAGFPVVDIRVTLVDGSYHDVDSNEQAFQIAGSMGVKDGIRKARPTLLEPVMKVDVVMPEEFMGDVMGDLSGRRGHILGMEGRSSNQMVHAEVPLANMFGYSTVLRSMTQGRATYSMEFDHYQQLPQGLVDEIVAKAKG
- a CDS encoding glycoside hydrolase family 3 N-terminal domain-containing protein, whose protein sequence is MATLPVARGRRPLRRGVLGLALLLTACGSSPAAVATPAISPRPSAAVPGTPTAAPADLTMALGQIVGVAFSGREVTPALRHLIVDDKVGTVVLLPSNFVGAAGLRRLTSELGALGREAGLPAPLLVCLNQEGGQASAVADGVPPLPSAESLGARGPAAVREAMAATARGLRSLGVGLDLAPVSDLRTNPADGVIGDRAYGSTPAVVGPLVAAAVAGLHDGGVGSTVKHFPGLGGQAGDPHKALPTDPMTEPQWLATHARAIGAGIDAGTDAVMTTELVVPGLDPTGTPAVFSPPVVAMLRERLHFGGVIITDSLSMGGIQARMTLPEAAVAALEAGNDLMLLSNGDPAFEAQAVDAMRAAIVAGRVSPAAVRASAERVVTLRKRYPVIGG
- the rpsL gene encoding 30S ribosomal protein S12 — translated: MPTIQQLVRKGRSRIIKKTKAPALKGSPQRRGVCVRVYTTTPKKPNSALRKVARVRLTSKVEVTAYIPGIGHNLQEHSVVLVRGGRVKDLPGVRYHVIRGTLDTAGTRNRKQGRSKYGAKREKTAGK